The Chthoniobacterales bacterium genome contains a region encoding:
- the glnT gene encoding type III glutamate--ammonia ligase, whose product MKSDSEIEALQADLAAKGVKYCIGAYVDIHGVPKGKVVPLSHFSHFAHGSELYTGYALDGLGQSPNDDEINSVPDLDRGFPLPWNPEVAWFPADNEFHGQPYEINARVALQKQLAEAAKMGFGFNLGIECEVYVVKQTADGRLEIPNADDDLVKSCYDVKRFLDRYPWLDKVATAIDTLGWDLYSLDHEDGNSQFEFDFKYADALTMCDRYTFFRFMAKHYAAEEGLLATFMPKPFADKTGTGAHFNMSLFDPHTGANLFARDPAEDPRGLGLTELGYQFIAGILRHGPALCATFAPTVNSYKRLVRRGLMAYYSWAPVFNSYGRNNRTNSVRVPMGGGRVESRNADGACNPYLAATLALAAGLEGIREGLDPGASNEENLYEFTPAQLAERGIRELPQTLKEAVDAFAADPFVEEILGADLRQEFITYKSEEWRQYHQSISQWEINQYARLF is encoded by the coding sequence ATGAAATCCGACTCCGAAATCGAAGCCCTTCAGGCCGATCTCGCCGCCAAAGGCGTGAAATATTGCATCGGCGCCTACGTGGATATTCACGGCGTGCCGAAGGGCAAGGTCGTCCCACTCTCCCACTTTTCGCATTTCGCCCATGGCAGCGAACTCTATACCGGCTACGCCCTCGACGGACTCGGCCAGAGCCCGAACGACGACGAAATCAATTCCGTGCCGGACCTCGACCGCGGCTTTCCGCTTCCCTGGAATCCCGAGGTCGCGTGGTTTCCCGCCGACAACGAATTCCACGGCCAGCCCTACGAGATCAACGCCCGGGTTGCCCTCCAGAAACAGCTCGCCGAGGCCGCGAAAATGGGATTCGGCTTCAATCTCGGCATCGAATGCGAGGTCTACGTCGTCAAACAGACCGCCGACGGCCGCCTGGAGATTCCCAACGCCGACGACGACCTCGTGAAGTCCTGCTACGACGTGAAGCGATTCCTCGATCGTTACCCGTGGCTCGACAAGGTCGCGACCGCGATCGACACCCTCGGCTGGGACCTCTATTCGCTCGACCACGAGGACGGCAACTCGCAGTTCGAATTCGACTTCAAATACGCGGACGCGCTCACGATGTGCGACCGTTACACGTTCTTCCGGTTCATGGCGAAGCACTACGCCGCCGAGGAAGGCCTCCTCGCGACGTTCATGCCGAAACCCTTCGCGGACAAAACCGGAACCGGCGCGCATTTCAACATGTCGCTTTTCGATCCCCACACCGGCGCGAATCTCTTCGCGCGCGACCCGGCGGAGGATCCGCGCGGCCTTGGGCTCACCGAACTCGGCTACCAGTTCATCGCCGGTATCCTGCGCCACGGCCCCGCCCTCTGCGCGACCTTCGCGCCGACCGTGAACAGCTACAAGCGCCTCGTCCGCCGCGGCCTCATGGCCTATTACTCGTGGGCGCCCGTCTTCAACAGCTATGGCCGGAACAACCGCACGAATTCCGTCCGCGTGCCCATGGGCGGTGGCCGGGTGGAATCCCGCAACGCCGACGGCGCCTGCAATCCCTACCTCGCTGCCACTCTTGCTCTCGCCGCCGGATTGGAAGGCATCCGCGAAGGACTCGATCCCGGCGCGAGCAACGAGGAGAACCTCTACGAATTCACCCCCGCCCAGCTCGCCGAGCGCGGCATTCGGGAACTCCCGCAGACCCTCAAGGAAGCGGTGGACGCGTTTGCCGCGGATCCCTTTGTCGAAGAGATTCTCGGCGCCGATCTGCGCCAGGAGTTCATCACCTACAAAAGCGAGGAATGGCGGCAATACCATCAATCCATCAGCCAGTGGGAAATCAACCAGTATGCCCGGCTTTTTTGA
- a CDS encoding LuxR C-terminal-related transcriptional regulator — MKPSDRPVEVLAETISRLRTLGVKSRTLYSEMLREILIANPASFAVWCAWEPNAFDGRDADFRNAVGHDASGRFVPYWHRANGELACEPLTGYEPHAPGDWYSTTRRYGQPCAISQPFLYPVSGKPRWITGEITPLFEQGRFVGVVGIDLAAQPARRPDPTVPALRALGRSAAAEKLRLLTSREREVHYWLCQGKTNDEIAVILGISSHTVKNHLSLIFQKLGVESRYAVIAEERT; from the coding sequence GTGAAACCGTCCGATCGTCCCGTCGAAGTCCTTGCCGAAACCATCTCCCGCCTGCGCACGCTCGGCGTGAAAAGCCGCACGCTTTACTCCGAGATGCTACGGGAAATTCTCATCGCCAATCCCGCGAGCTTTGCGGTCTGGTGCGCGTGGGAACCCAACGCCTTCGACGGTCGCGACGCGGACTTCCGCAACGCAGTCGGGCACGACGCCTCCGGCCGCTTCGTTCCCTACTGGCACCGCGCCAACGGCGAACTCGCCTGCGAGCCCCTCACCGGCTACGAACCGCACGCGCCCGGCGACTGGTATTCCACGACCCGCCGCTACGGCCAGCCGTGCGCGATTTCCCAGCCCTTCCTCTATCCGGTCTCCGGAAAACCACGTTGGATCACCGGAGAAATCACCCCGCTCTTCGAGCAGGGCCGGTTCGTCGGAGTCGTCGGGATCGATCTGGCCGCACAGCCCGCACGACGCCCCGACCCCACCGTGCCGGCGCTTCGCGCCCTTGGTCGATCGGCGGCCGCGGAGAAATTGCGCCTTCTCACGTCCCGCGAACGCGAGGTCCACTACTGGCTCTGCCAGGGAAAAACAAACGATGAGATCGCCGTCATTCTCGGCATCAGCAGCCACACCGTGAAAAATCATCTCAGCCTCATTTTTCAAAAACTCGGCGTGGAAAGTCGCTACGCCGTGATTGCTGAAGAGCGCACCTGA
- a CDS encoding ABC transporter ATP-binding protein, translating to MSAHLLDLPDYREQSPEVAARFARIRERPVILQVQDLEKAFGTGDERHVVFNNVSLNIHRREFITVIGPSGCGKSTLARIVAGLDESTGGNILLDGHPVSGPGPDRGMVFQGYTLFPWLTVKRNVMFGLEMRGKTKATAESEARSWIDMVGLAKFENSYPHELSGGMKQRVAIARALANEPRILLMDEPFGALDAMTRCKMQNYLLQIWKKVDVTILFITHDLDEAIYLSDRILVLGTNPGGVREVIENAVPRPRSVHQLLSPEFLALKGRLDTLIHGTPSETEEDKLPMGRMTLAGDDVE from the coding sequence ATGTCCGCGCACCTTCTCGACCTGCCCGATTACCGTGAACAATCCCCGGAAGTCGCCGCCCGTTTCGCGCGCATCCGCGAACGCCCCGTCATCCTGCAGGTGCAGGATCTCGAGAAAGCCTTCGGCACCGGCGACGAACGGCATGTCGTTTTCAACAACGTCTCGCTGAACATCCACCGGCGCGAATTCATCACCGTCATCGGCCCGTCCGGCTGCGGCAAATCGACGCTGGCCCGCATTGTGGCCGGCCTCGACGAGTCCACCGGCGGCAACATCCTGCTCGATGGCCATCCCGTTTCCGGCCCCGGTCCGGACCGCGGCATGGTCTTCCAAGGTTACACGCTCTTCCCCTGGCTCACGGTCAAACGCAACGTCATGTTCGGCCTTGAAATGCGAGGCAAAACCAAGGCAACCGCCGAAAGCGAGGCCCGCTCCTGGATCGATATGGTTGGCCTCGCGAAGTTCGAAAACTCCTATCCCCACGAACTCTCCGGCGGCATGAAGCAGCGCGTCGCCATCGCCCGCGCTCTCGCCAACGAGCCTCGAATCCTCCTCATGGACGAACCATTCGGCGCACTTGATGCCATGACGCGCTGCAAGATGCAGAATTATTTACTGCAAATCTGGAAAAAGGTCGATGTCACCATTCTCTTCATCACCCACGATTTGGACGAAGCGATCTATCTCTCCGATCGCATCCTCGTGCTCGGGACAAATCCCGGTGGCGTGCGCGAAGTCATCGAAAATGCCGTCCCCCGTCCCCGCAGCGTCCACCAACTCCTCTCCCCGGAATTTCTGGCTCTCAAGGGGCGTCTCGACACGCTGATCCACGGCACCCCCTCGGAAACCGAAGAGGACAAGCTGCCCATGGGCCGCATGACCCTCGCCGGCGACGACGTCGAATAG
- a CDS encoding M20/M25/M40 family metallo-hydrolase: protein MVEINSFTANAAGVNAVGRLIAETFAPLGFSAVTVPAKAPAGTQRGDHFFLATPRRDDRPTLALVSHLDTVFPEEEERRNDFRWWREGRRIYGPGTNDIKGGTALIWLMLAAMRAAEPALFVAANWVVALNACEELDSEDFGAACAQQLPADLRACLIFEADGGADDNWAVVAARKGRATFTVRVEGRGAHAGGGHAHGANAIVQLAETVRQLAGLTDYAAGVTVNVGTIAGGTVNNRVPHEATATLEMRAFDPEAFARTREAILALGGEGSVSSQDGHACQVTVTPVDECPPWPANPETERLIREWQAAGREMGLTVQRQERGGLSDGNVLWHRFPTIDGLGPRGEHSHCSERSADGRKVPEWVDVDSFVPKAVMNAQAIARLLAKKGD from the coding sequence ATGGTGGAAATCAACAGTTTCACTGCGAATGCAGCGGGCGTGAACGCTGTCGGGCGCTTGATCGCCGAGACTTTCGCGCCCTTGGGATTCTCGGCCGTCACCGTGCCGGCGAAGGCTCCCGCGGGAACGCAGCGGGGCGACCATTTTTTTCTGGCGACGCCCCGGCGGGACGACCGGCCGACGCTGGCGCTCGTCTCGCACCTCGACACGGTCTTCCCCGAAGAGGAGGAGCGGCGCAACGATTTCCGATGGTGGCGGGAGGGACGGCGGATCTACGGACCCGGCACGAACGACATCAAGGGCGGCACGGCGCTCATCTGGCTGATGCTCGCGGCAATGCGCGCCGCGGAGCCGGCACTCTTCGTCGCGGCGAACTGGGTGGTGGCGCTGAATGCCTGCGAGGAGCTCGATTCCGAAGATTTCGGGGCGGCCTGCGCACAGCAGCTTCCGGCGGACCTCCGCGCGTGCCTGATTTTCGAAGCCGATGGCGGCGCGGATGACAATTGGGCGGTCGTGGCAGCGCGAAAAGGCCGGGCGACTTTCACGGTGCGCGTGGAGGGCCGGGGAGCGCACGCCGGCGGCGGTCATGCCCACGGCGCGAATGCCATCGTGCAGCTCGCGGAGACGGTCCGGCAACTGGCGGGCCTCACGGATTACGCCGCCGGGGTGACGGTGAACGTCGGGACGATTGCCGGCGGCACCGTGAACAACCGGGTGCCGCATGAGGCGACCGCGACGCTGGAAATGCGGGCCTTCGATCCGGAGGCGTTCGCGCGGACGCGGGAGGCCATCCTCGCGCTCGGCGGCGAGGGAAGCGTGAGCAGCCAGGACGGCCACGCGTGTCAGGTGACGGTGACGCCCGTCGATGAATGCCCGCCGTGGCCGGCAAACCCGGAGACGGAACGGCTGATTCGCGAATGGCAGGCGGCTGGCCGGGAGATGGGACTGACCGTGCAGCGGCAGGAGCGGGGGGGGCTGAGCGATGGAAACGTGCTCTGGCACCGCTTTCCGACGATCGATGGACTGGGGCCTCGGGGCGAGCATTCGCATTGCTCGGAACGCAGTGCCGACGGCCGCAAGGTGCCGGAGTGGGTGGATGTCGATTCCTTCGTGCCGAAGGCGGTGATGAACGCGCAGGCCATCGCCCGATTGCTCGCGAAAAAGGGGGACTAA
- a CDS encoding LuxR C-terminal-related transcriptional regulator, with the protein MPLFVERLAQTITALHSVGIVSRDLHTEILRHALESHPEVFSVWSVWEPNEFDGRDDEFRNTEAHDATGRFIPSWHRKDGRLELSPVHGYETQGRGDWYWIPKKTGEVCGMDPYAVLIAGSVCVITSELAPILAAGKTLGVVGVDTLVPQPPAGSDSRSPRLIPRSYPSVRVLSATEQSAGLLRLTKREREVHYWLCQGKSNEDIAQILVVSPHTVKNHIDHIFQKLGVENRYAAALLHPSRSAG; encoded by the coding sequence ATGCCACTCTTCGTCGAACGCCTCGCCCAAACCATCACTGCGCTGCATTCCGTGGGAATCGTCAGCCGCGATCTCCATACCGAGATCCTTCGCCACGCCTTGGAAAGCCACCCCGAAGTTTTCAGTGTCTGGAGCGTCTGGGAGCCCAATGAATTCGATGGCCGCGACGACGAATTCCGCAACACGGAAGCGCACGATGCCACCGGTCGCTTCATTCCTTCCTGGCACCGCAAGGATGGCCGCCTCGAGCTCAGCCCCGTGCACGGCTACGAGACGCAGGGCCGCGGCGACTGGTATTGGATTCCCAAGAAGACCGGCGAGGTCTGCGGAATGGATCCCTACGCGGTCCTGATCGCCGGCTCCGTCTGCGTGATCACGAGCGAACTCGCACCCATTCTCGCCGCGGGCAAGACCCTGGGCGTTGTCGGTGTCGACACCCTCGTTCCCCAGCCTCCCGCCGGTTCCGACTCTCGTTCGCCGCGCCTCATCCCCCGCTCCTACCCGAGCGTCCGGGTGCTCAGTGCGACCGAGCAGAGTGCCGGCCTCCTGCGCCTGACCAAGCGTGAGCGCGAGGTGCACTATTGGCTTTGCCAGGGCAAGTCGAACGAAGACATCGCCCAGATCCTCGTGGTGAGCCCGCACACCGTGAAGAATCACATCGATCACATCTTCCAGAAACTCGGCGTGGAAAACCGCTACGCCGCGGCGCTGCTTCATCCGAGCCGTTCGGCCGGTTAA
- a CDS encoding transglutaminase family protein, protein MREDITQTAAEPLPPLDLAVRIGCELTYQCETETPALVTFKPRHDAYQSIRQESVIFEPELPATEFEDDHGNIVFRTVLKPGTNLLRYDAVAMVPSLREDFLHVDEPIAPHLLPASILRYTLPTRYCDSDKLLDFAWKNFGHLPNGLARVRGICEWLHHHIEYRTGSGSPNISAHDVIERRYGVCRDLAHCAVALCRTFNIPARYVSGYVPDIACYDPGTPMDFHAYMEVFLGGHWQVFDARFNEPRVGRIRISAGYDAVNGAFTTLYGAAVLTNFQVWSYQIDPEEVHVGDPVDLSKRLCGTPEVRHPAHHVPHPHTSPSLVVNPN, encoded by the coding sequence ATGAGGGAAGACATCACACAAACCGCCGCGGAGCCGTTGCCCCCGCTGGATCTCGCCGTGCGCATCGGCTGCGAGCTCACCTATCAATGCGAGACCGAGACGCCCGCCCTCGTGACCTTCAAGCCGCGGCATGATGCCTACCAGTCGATCCGGCAGGAGAGCGTGATCTTCGAACCCGAGCTGCCGGCCACGGAATTCGAGGACGACCACGGCAACATCGTGTTCCGCACGGTCCTGAAACCCGGAACGAATCTCCTGCGCTACGACGCCGTCGCGATGGTTCCCAGCCTGCGGGAGGATTTCCTCCACGTCGACGAACCGATCGCCCCGCACCTTTTGCCCGCGTCGATTCTGCGTTACACGCTGCCCACGCGCTACTGCGACTCGGACAAACTTCTCGATTTTGCGTGGAAGAACTTCGGCCATCTTCCGAACGGCCTCGCCCGCGTGCGCGGCATCTGCGAATGGCTGCACCACCACATCGAATATCGCACCGGCTCCGGCAGCCCGAATATTTCCGCCCACGACGTCATCGAGCGTCGCTACGGCGTCTGCCGCGATCTCGCCCACTGCGCCGTCGCGCTCTGCCGCACGTTCAACATTCCCGCCCGCTACGTCAGCGGCTATGTGCCCGACATCGCCTGCTACGATCCCGGCACTCCCATGGATTTCCACGCCTACATGGAGGTCTTCCTCGGCGGCCACTGGCAGGTCTTCGACGCCCGTTTCAACGAACCCCGCGTCGGTCGCATTCGCATCTCCGCGGGTTACGATGCCGTGAACGGCGCCTTCACCACGCTCTACGGCGCCGCGGTTCTCACGAATTTCCAGGTGTGGTCGTATCAGATCGATCCCGAGGAAGTGCACGTGGGCGATCCCGTCGATCTTTCGAAGCGCCTCTGCGGCACGCCGGAAGTGCGCCACCCCGCCCACCATGTGCCGCATCCGCATACCAGCCCGTCGCTGGTCGTGAATCCGAACTGA
- a CDS encoding ABC transporter permease subunit — MTESRKRAPRRPWLKPYGELPASGQAAFLWASFLLPLIAWAIVSYVPFVWHPLVEIKEPGGVSYFHPGTLIDRKIFKAENAKMRDAGLPIATGRPANPVFLPAPHEVAISFYKSFTTPPRRKGEKWLHESLWQSIQVIFWGFTVSSLIGVPLGILCGVYAPISRITEPFVDFTRYMPAPAFGALAVAVLGIYDPPKVAIIFLGTFFQQVLVIANTTRKLDTSLIEAAQTLGANRLHLLFRIIVPGIAVDLYNDMRILLGWAWTYLIVAEYIGASSGITYFINQQAKYRIYDNVFAAIIMIGIIGFTTDRVLAVLGSKLFPWKRRRGAAVARKTWWKKRAPKPAAEPATA; from the coding sequence ATGACCGAATCCAGAAAACGAGCCCCCCGGCGACCGTGGCTGAAGCCCTATGGCGAACTGCCCGCCTCCGGACAGGCCGCATTTCTCTGGGCCTCATTCCTTCTTCCGCTCATCGCCTGGGCGATCGTGAGCTACGTGCCCTTCGTCTGGCATCCGCTCGTCGAGATCAAGGAACCCGGCGGGGTCTCCTATTTCCATCCCGGCACCCTGATCGACCGGAAAATCTTCAAGGCGGAGAACGCAAAGATGCGCGACGCCGGTCTGCCCATCGCCACCGGCCGACCAGCCAATCCCGTTTTCCTCCCGGCCCCCCACGAGGTCGCCATCTCGTTCTACAAGAGCTTCACCACACCCCCGCGCCGCAAGGGCGAAAAATGGCTGCACGAGAGCCTCTGGCAGAGCATTCAGGTCATCTTCTGGGGCTTCACGGTCAGCTCGCTCATCGGCGTGCCGCTCGGCATTCTTTGCGGCGTTTACGCGCCGATCTCGCGGATCACGGAGCCCTTCGTGGACTTCACCCGCTACATGCCCGCGCCAGCCTTCGGCGCACTCGCCGTGGCGGTGCTCGGCATTTACGATCCTCCCAAGGTCGCCATCATCTTTCTGGGCACCTTCTTCCAGCAGGTGCTCGTCATCGCGAATACCACGCGCAAGCTCGACACCTCGCTCATCGAGGCCGCCCAGACGCTCGGCGCCAACCGCCTCCACCTGCTCTTCCGCATCATCGTCCCCGGCATCGCCGTCGACCTCTACAACGACATGCGCATCCTGCTCGGCTGGGCCTGGACCTACCTCATCGTCGCCGAATACATCGGCGCCAGCTCCGGCATCACGTATTTCATCAACCAGCAGGCGAAATACCGCATCTACGACAACGTCTTCGCCGCCATCATCATGATCGGCATCATCGGTTTCACCACCGACCGCGTTCTTGCCGTCCTCGGCTCGAAACTCTTCCCGTGGAAGCGCCGCCGCGGCGCCGCGGTCGCCCGGAAAACCTGGTGGAAGAAACGCGCACCGAAACCCGCCGCCGAACCCGCGACCGCCTGA